From the Deltaproteobacteria bacterium genome, one window contains:
- the murB gene encoding UDP-N-acetylmuramate dehydrogenase: MSTNRLAVELSGIPGLEVKAGEPLARYTSFKVGGPADCFVEAHTKTGLGACLELLARRAAPVLLLGNGSNMLVSDRGVRGTVLRLRGEFRRVRWLGDGARVGAACAVSRLVREAVRRGLGGLEFAEGIPGSVGGSLVMNAGAYGSEMERVVTRVEALTAAGAPLALERDELHFAYRETRLPAGAVVTRVDLTLTPDAPAAAETRMREIMARRRASQPSGRPNFGSVFRNPPGDHAGRLIEAAGLKGLRVGRAEVSRRHANFIQNLGGARAEDVWRLVEQVRGAVESRFAVTLQPEVRFVGEWPR, translated from the coding sequence ATGAGCACGAACCGGCTGGCCGTGGAGCTGAGCGGCATCCCCGGCCTGGAGGTGAAGGCGGGCGAGCCCCTGGCTCGCTACACCTCCTTCAAGGTCGGGGGACCGGCGGATTGCTTCGTCGAGGCGCACACGAAAACGGGCCTGGGCGCGTGCCTGGAGCTCCTGGCGCGCCGCGCCGCGCCGGTGCTGCTGCTGGGCAACGGCAGCAACATGCTGGTGAGCGACCGGGGCGTGCGCGGCACCGTGCTGCGGTTGCGCGGGGAGTTCCGCCGGGTGCGCTGGCTGGGCGACGGGGCGCGCGTGGGCGCGGCCTGCGCCGTGAGCCGGCTGGTGCGCGAGGCCGTGCGCCGCGGCCTCGGCGGACTGGAGTTCGCCGAAGGGATTCCCGGCAGCGTGGGAGGTTCGCTGGTGATGAACGCCGGCGCTTACGGATCGGAGATGGAACGCGTGGTGACCAGGGTTGAGGCTTTGACCGCCGCGGGCGCGCCCTTGGCGCTCGAGCGCGACGAGCTGCACTTCGCCTACCGCGAGACGCGCCTTCCCGCGGGCGCGGTGGTGACCCGCGTGGACCTGACGCTCACGCCGGACGCGCCGGCGGCGGCGGAGACGCGGATGCGCGAGATCATGGCCCGGCGCCGCGCCAGCCAGCCGTCGGGCCGGCCCAACTTCGGTTCGGTCTTTCGCAATCCGCCGGGGGACCACGCCGGACGGCTGATCGAGGCGGCCGGGCTCAAGGGCCTGCGCGTGGGGCGCGCGGAGGTGTCCCGGCGCCATGCCAATTTCATACAGAACCTCGGCGGCGCGCGCGCCGAGGACGTGTGGCGCCTGGTCGAGCAGGTGCGCGGCGCGGTGGAGAGCCGCTTCGCCGTCACCCTGCAGCCGGAGGTTCGATTCGTGGGGGAATGGCCGCGATGA
- a CDS encoding D-alanine--D-alanine ligase has translation MSARAGTYRSGRVGVLYGGPSAEREVSLVSGKEVAGALRDGGYASVALIDVGPDLPARLREERIDVAFIALHGKLGEDGCVQGLLEVMGIPYTGSGVTASALCMDKVLAKQVLVRNRIPTPACEVVAADRWQDVRLPLPVVVKPRAEGSTIGVSIVRRRRDMARAVREACRFDRDALVETYVSGKEITVGILNGEALGVTEIRPVTGFYDFKTKYTSGMASHVFPAPLPRPLYRRAMRLAARACAALGCEGAPRVDFRISPEGRLYALEVNTLPGMTPLSLLPEIAAGVGIGFGELVERILDRAVLRNGTRNAPAPEAAHD, from the coding sequence ATGAGCGCACGGGCGGGGACATACCGCTCCGGCCGCGTGGGGGTCCTCTACGGCGGGCCTTCCGCGGAACGGGAGGTCTCGCTGGTGTCGGGCAAGGAGGTGGCCGGCGCCTTGCGCGATGGCGGCTACGCGTCGGTGGCGCTCATCGACGTCGGCCCGGACCTGCCCGCGCGCCTGCGCGAGGAGCGCATCGACGTGGCCTTCATCGCGCTCCACGGCAAGCTCGGCGAGGACGGCTGCGTGCAGGGGCTGTTGGAAGTCATGGGGATTCCCTACACGGGCTCGGGGGTGACCGCGTCGGCCCTGTGCATGGACAAGGTGCTGGCCAAGCAGGTGCTGGTGCGCAACCGCATTCCCACGCCGGCCTGCGAGGTGGTGGCCGCGGACCGCTGGCAGGACGTCCGGCTGCCGTTGCCCGTGGTGGTCAAGCCGCGCGCCGAAGGGTCCACCATCGGCGTCTCGATCGTGCGCCGGCGGCGGGACATGGCGCGGGCGGTGCGCGAGGCCTGCCGCTTCGACCGCGACGCGCTGGTGGAAACCTACGTGTCCGGAAAGGAGATCACGGTGGGCATCCTCAACGGCGAGGCGCTCGGGGTGACGGAGATCCGACCGGTGACGGGGTTCTACGACTTCAAGACCAAGTACACCTCGGGCATGGCGTCCCACGTCTTTCCCGCGCCCCTGCCGCGCCCGCTCTACCGCCGGGCGATGCGGCTGGCGGCACGCGCGTGCGCGGCGCTCGGCTGCGAAGGGGCGCCGCGCGTGGACTTCCGCATCTCCCCGGAGGGGCGCCTGTACGCGCTCGAGGTCAACACACTGCCGGGAATGACGCCGCTGAGCCTGCTGCCGGAGATCGCCGCGGGGGTCGGCATCGGGTTCGGCGAGTTGGTGGAGCGCATCCTCGACCGGGCCGTGCTCAGGAACGGAACCCGGAATGCCCCGGCGCCGGAGGCGGCCCATGATTGA
- a CDS encoding FtsQ-type POTRA domain-containing protein, which produces MIDRRARFRRFGRRRAGLAAGAAAACALALAAWLYPEAFAGVYRQSRVVIEASAAIRGTARDISEFVLTHPHFTVREVKVLGAQRVKGEDIVVMTGLGPHTGIWSTDPVELGRKVERHPWVKRALVRRELPARLTITVEEWSPGGIVALDRLYYVADDGVIFKALDEEDSVDLPFVTGLRAAGLVPEAPDTRKKLSQVLELAHTVERAGLDLSEIRFRSGGGVVLYPVSYAVPFHMGWGDWDDKLRRLQWFLREFREQGARFRAVDLSFKGQVVARPRKRA; this is translated from the coding sequence ATGATTGATCGGCGCGCCAGGTTCAGGAGGTTCGGCCGCCGCCGGGCGGGGCTGGCCGCGGGCGCCGCCGCGGCGTGCGCGTTGGCCTTGGCCGCGTGGCTTTACCCGGAAGCCTTCGCCGGGGTCTACCGGCAGTCCCGTGTCGTGATCGAGGCGTCCGCGGCCATTCGCGGCACGGCAAGGGATATCTCGGAGTTCGTCCTCACGCATCCCCATTTCACGGTGCGCGAGGTCAAGGTCTTGGGAGCGCAACGGGTGAAAGGCGAGGACATCGTGGTGATGACCGGGTTGGGGCCGCACACCGGGATCTGGAGCACCGACCCCGTGGAGCTTGGGCGGAAGGTGGAGCGGCATCCCTGGGTGAAGCGGGCGCTGGTGCGGCGGGAATTGCCGGCGCGGCTGACCATCACCGTGGAAGAGTGGAGCCCCGGCGGCATCGTCGCCCTGGACCGGCTGTACTACGTGGCGGACGACGGCGTTATCTTCAAGGCCCTCGACGAGGAGGACTCCGTCGACTTGCCGTTCGTCACCGGCCTGCGCGCCGCCGGTCTCGTGCCGGAAGCGCCGGACACCCGAAAGAAGCTGTCGCAGGTGCTGGAGCTGGCGCACACGGTGGAGCGAGCCGGGTTGGATCTGTCGGAGATCCGCTTCCGGTCGGGCGGCGGCGTCGTGCTCTATCCGGTTTCCTACGCCGTGCCGTTCCACATGGGCTGGGGCGACTGGGACGACAAGCTCCGCAGGCTCCAATGGTTCCTGCGCGAGTTCCGGGAACAAGGGGCCCGTTTCAGGGCCGTGGACTTGAGTTTCAAGGGCCAGGTGGTGGCGCGTCCGCGAAAGCGGGCGTGA